Proteins encoded by one window of Campylobacter concisus:
- the flgB gene encoding flagellar basal body rod protein FlgB, which yields MFVLDKSKSSPLVESALAGRELRQKLISGNLANVDTPFYKARDIRFEDVLKEKANEIYNTSSQKKLQLAKTNEAHMAAVDFPKSDTAQIFLRDGHMARNDANTVDLDVETTEMGKNTVMINALDNAYKAQSNIFKSVIDASAKN from the coding sequence ATGTTTGTTTTAGATAAATCAAAATCTAGCCCACTTGTTGAATCAGCTCTTGCAGGCAGAGAACTACGCCAAAAACTAATCTCTGGCAATCTTGCAAACGTTGATACACCATTTTATAAAGCTAGAGATATAAGATTTGAAGATGTTTTAAAAGAAAAAGCAAATGAAATTTATAACACTTCAAGCCAAAAAAAGCTACAACTTGCTAAGACAAACGAAGCACATATGGCTGCAGTTGATTTTCCAAAAAGCGACACAGCTCAAATTTTCTTGCGTGACGGTCACATGGCTAGAAACGACGCAAATACAGTCGACCTTGACGTAGAAACAACAGAAATGGGTAAAAACACAGTTATGATAAACGCCCTTGATAACGCATACAAGGCTCAAAGCAATATCTTTAAAAGCGTAATAGACGCAAGCGCTAAGAACTAG
- the flgC gene encoding flagellar basal body rod protein FlgC: protein MSYLNDFDISGYGLSAQRFRMNVISSNIANAQTTRTAEGGPYRRQEVIFKEMNFDKILNDQLKSSQSLLEYENPLDDPSSPRNAYPALTSVIVDKVVRDDKDFQLKYDPSHPDANANGYVAFPNINPVIEMSDLLEATRAYQANVAAFQNAKTIAQSAISLISGQA, encoded by the coding sequence ATGTCATACTTAAACGATTTTGATATTAGTGGATACGGACTAAGCGCACAACGCTTCAGAATGAACGTCATCAGCTCAAACATAGCAAATGCTCAAACTACAAGAACGGCTGAAGGTGGACCATATAGAAGACAAGAGGTGATCTTTAAAGAGATGAATTTTGATAAAATTTTAAACGATCAGCTTAAAAGCTCACAAAGTCTGCTCGAGTATGAAAATCCACTAGATGATCCAAGCTCACCAAGAAATGCTTACCCTGCCCTAACTAGCGTGATTGTGGATAAAGTAGTACGTGACGATAAGGACTTTCAACTAAAATACGACCCGAGCCATCCAGACGCAAATGCAAATGGCTACGTCGCATTTCCAAATATAAATCCAGTCATCGAGATGTCTGACCTACTTGAAGCAACAAGGGCATACCAAGCAAACGTGGCAGCCTTTCAAAACGCAAAAACAATAGCACAAAGTGCGATATCACTTATTTCAGGACAAGCATAA
- the fliE gene encoding flagellar hook-basal body complex protein FliE, with the protein MINSINLDKINKNENSNKIAKSGEEGGFENALNDSLKELNKVQINADKAIADLATGEVKDLHQAAIAIGKAETSMKLMLEIRNKALSAYKEISRTQI; encoded by the coding sequence ATGATAAATAGTATAAATTTAGACAAAATAAATAAAAATGAAAATTCAAATAAAATAGCAAAATCAGGCGAAGAAGGTGGCTTCGAAAATGCTCTAAACGACTCTTTAAAAGAGCTAAATAAAGTCCAAATCAACGCAGATAAAGCCATAGCCGATCTTGCAACTGGCGAGGTAAAAGATCTTCACCAAGCTGCTATTGCGATAGGCAAAGCAGAGACTAGCATGAAGCTTATGCTAGAAATTCGCAACAAAGCACTAAGTGCTTATAAAGAAATTTCTAGAACACAAATTTAA
- a CDS encoding thioredoxin, whose protein sequence is MKNLLVLIIALFAFFGCGEDESSSVNFKEFSPNEEVKLVDVSGKELTLVRKDHGFAIKNDENKVLMIDIFGTFCPPCQKEAAELTKYQLENKDKFTLIGLTHFENVTNEYVLHEFMQKFNAYYFITNDQKINDRLAEQIVRDIEYKHEIALPFKVVIKNGEYQILTDVDSGQYGVKYYLGGIKVTKMKEDLAKIYETK, encoded by the coding sequence ATGAAAAATTTACTTGTTTTAATAATCGCTTTATTTGCTTTTTTTGGCTGTGGAGAAGATGAGAGCAGTAGTGTAAATTTTAAAGAATTTAGTCCAAATGAAGAGGTTAAGCTCGTAGATGTGAGCGGCAAGGAGCTCACTTTAGTTAGAAAAGATCACGGCTTTGCCATCAAAAATGATGAAAATAAGGTTTTAATGATCGACATTTTTGGCACATTTTGCCCGCCTTGCCAAAAAGAGGCAGCCGAACTTACAAAATATCAGCTTGAAAACAAAGATAAATTTACACTAATTGGACTAACTCATTTTGAAAATGTCACAAATGAGTATGTTTTGCATGAATTTATGCAAAAATTTAATGCCTACTATTTCATAACAAACGATCAAAAGATAAATGACAGACTTGCCGAACAGATCGTAAGAGACATCGAATATAAACACGAGATCGCACTACCTTTTAAAGTAGTGATAAAAAATGGCGAATATCAAATTTTAACAGACGTAGATAGCGGACAATACGGGGTAAAATACTATCTTGGTGGTATAAAAGTCACAAAAATGAAAGAAGATCTGGCAAAAATTTATGAGACAAAATAA
- a CDS encoding peptidoglycan D,D-transpeptidase FtsI family protein, whose protein sequence is MNSRKSKITILFLLITFGISIFVLVIFYRASIERKLPRLQTSDINTAIRGNIITKDGFSISSSQKLYKVMLDTRNIDPNKKEMFIKLYSLYSGDDPNKVRKIINGTKGIVTLSYSIDAKGATYLQELSRKLNRKSILVSYLDPKTGLASFQGMRVMESGQNRKFMSKDALTPAIGYVSKTESDALTKSKGVKGLERYYEDYLAPIQNAKILGPRDIGNNIILTSDSNLATRVDGYNAVLSIPLKFQTKLEQILDEKREFLDAKELVICIMNSKNGEILALASSSRYDPSNIRKQDYSALNSTVSEYAYEVGSVFKPFIFSILLQEKKVNPFELVNTYNGRYQLGKRIIKDTHPEPFMSAEDIIVHSSNIGMIQLVERLNGPQIYQGLLNFGFSRKTGIDLPYEQVGMMPTVTKLNSSTYKATVSYGYGLQATFMQLLKAYNTFNNKGIEVTPHMVAYLERNGKRYDLPKSEPAQVISQETAKIMKRILIKTVEKGTGLKAFTPGLEIGGKTGTAHIASGSGGYSNTYNGSFFGFVNDTRGNSYTIGVLARDPKRPYYYFGAQSALPMFKKAVDLMVEDGYLFPDANVIAEFEAKKDKLKNDKTKQKPALD, encoded by the coding sequence ATGAATTCCAGAAAATCAAAAATAACCATACTTTTTTTATTAATTACTTTTGGAATTTCAATATTTGTGCTTGTCATATTTTATAGAGCAAGTATCGAGCGAAAGCTTCCTAGGCTTCAAACAAGCGATATAAATACAGCAATTCGTGGTAATATAATCACAAAAGATGGCTTTAGCATCTCTTCAAGTCAAAAGCTTTACAAAGTGATGCTTGATACTAGAAACATCGATCCTAATAAAAAAGAGATGTTTATCAAGCTATATTCGCTTTACAGCGGCGACGATCCAAACAAAGTAAGAAAGATTATAAATGGTACAAAAGGCATCGTTACACTCTCATATAGCATTGATGCAAAAGGTGCTACCTACCTTCAAGAGCTCTCAAGAAAGCTGAATCGCAAGAGCATTTTGGTTTCATACCTTGATCCAAAAACAGGACTTGCTTCATTTCAGGGCATGAGAGTAATGGAGAGCGGACAAAATCGTAAATTTATGTCAAAAGATGCCCTCACACCAGCTATTGGCTACGTGAGCAAAACTGAAAGTGACGCGCTTACAAAAAGCAAAGGTGTAAAAGGTCTTGAGAGATATTATGAAGATTATTTAGCTCCGATACAAAATGCAAAAATTTTAGGGCCTCGTGATATTGGAAATAATATCATTTTAACAAGTGACTCAAATTTAGCAACAAGAGTAGATGGCTACAATGCGGTGCTCTCTATACCATTAAAATTTCAAACTAAACTAGAGCAAATTTTAGATGAAAAGCGTGAATTTCTAGATGCAAAAGAGCTAGTCATCTGTATAATGAATAGCAAAAATGGAGAAATTTTAGCTCTAGCCTCTAGCTCAAGGTATGATCCTTCAAACATAAGAAAGCAAGATTATAGCGCTCTAAACTCTACCGTTAGCGAATATGCTTATGAAGTTGGCTCGGTTTTTAAGCCATTTATATTTTCTATCTTACTTCAAGAGAAGAAAGTAAATCCATTTGAGCTTGTAAATACCTATAATGGCCGATACCAACTTGGCAAAAGGATAATCAAAGATACCCATCCAGAGCCTTTTATGAGCGCTGAAGATATAATCGTACACAGTTCAAACATCGGCATGATTCAGCTTGTTGAGCGTTTAAATGGGCCACAAATTTATCAAGGACTTTTAAATTTTGGCTTTTCAAGAAAGACTGGCATAGATCTACCTTACGAGCAAGTAGGTATGATGCCAACAGTTACAAAGCTAAACTCATCGACATATAAGGCGACTGTGAGCTACGGATATGGCTTGCAAGCTACATTTATGCAGCTTTTAAAAGCCTACAATACATTTAACAATAAAGGCATTGAAGTTACTCCTCACATGGTTGCCTACTTAGAGAGAAATGGAAAAAGATACGATTTGCCAAAGTCCGAGCCAGCTCAAGTTATATCACAAGAAACCGCAAAGATAATGAAGAGAATTTTAATAAAAACGGTTGAAAAAGGTACTGGACTAAAAGCCTTTACACCAGGGCTTGAGATAGGTGGCAAGACTGGAACTGCACACATTGCCTCAGGTAGTGGTGGATACAGCAATACCTACAATGGCTCATTTTTTGGCTTTGTAAATGACACAAGGGGCAATAGCTACACAATAGGCGTTTTAGCAAGGGATCCTAAAAGACCTTACTACTACTTCGGTGCTCAAAGTGCCTTGCCTATGTTTAAAAAAGCAGTTGATCTGATGGTTGAGGATGGGTATTTATTTCCTGATGCGAATGTAATAGCTGAGTTTGAAGCCAAAAAAGATAAACTTAAAAACGATAAGACAAAACAAAAACCTGCTTTGGACTAA